DNA sequence from the Entomomonas asaccharolytica genome:
CAAAATGATAGTCGGACTCATCATATTGCACACAGAAGTCTCGTATAGGATACATACTAGCGTCTTTAAATTGATACGCAAAGCCTGATTCAGCTCCCTCCATCATACTGTGTTCTTCTAAAATAACTTTAATAACCTCTGGAGTCGTTTTACCCACAAATTTACGCTGATTAACTCTTCTCATCAGATTAGAAAAACGCGGAGTAATCACCATAGAAAACGTCGCATAATGCTGCCCAACAGCACCACGCTTGACTGACTGAACAATTCCATGGATGCCAGAGCCAGACTTACCATCAGGGGTAAAGGCTAAGAATACAGGTTTACTCAGTAACTGAGTGATATCAAAACGCACATGCTTATTGACTAACACCACTTCAAACGCATAAGGCGAAGAAATACCTTCTGTACCTGTAAAGGATAAGACTTGTAATTTATCTAAAGCAGTTTCAACAGTAGCATTAGAAAGCGTATCTTTAAGGCCAACACTTAACGCAGTAGTAAGCGTTGAAAAGGGATTTAAGGATTTTGCACTGCTAGCCAAAGAAGAGAGTTTATCACCTATACTACTGCCTGTATTACTAAATGACCCTGTAGCAGAATTTGATTCATCCCAAAACAACTGGAAGTGGCTGTCATTCGCTTTAAAAAACATTATGTAACTTCCCTAATATAATTTTAGTATAACAGTAAGTGTCATAATTCCACTTACTGAGAGTCTCCAGATTGACTCCATTATTAAGTTTAATTATAAACTAAAATGTAAAGTTATATATAGACTTTAATAGAAGTAAATTCAAATAAGTATTTATAGTAAAATTAAGAGCAAAGGCTCTAAAAACTAAAAGTGTTAAGGGAAAGGATATTAAAGGTTAAAGAAATTATCTTGGAAAGGCTTTTAAAAGATCTGTATACAATAAAAAATGACATTGCATTGATTCTTAAATCTATATAGAGTTTAATAAATAACAACAAATCAATTTGATTTTCATAGTAGTTTAACTTATACATTAAAATTGATAAGTTACTAAAACTTCTTAAGGAATTAATAGGCTAGACAATTGATAAGAGTTTCGTTTTCCGCTCCAAATCTTCTTACGAAGAAGTCAATTAATTCCAAGGTTCAAGAGATTTTGCTGGTGGCTTTAATTTAACATCATTAACTTCTATTAGAATCCAAGAGATACCATCTCAATTTGGCACTTCATTTTGCATTTTAAAATCTGGAATTGGCATGTTGTATTTTCTAATGTTTTCAACTTTTGAAGATTGATAATTCAAACATTACAAATTCTGTTTTGAGGACATTTATCATGATTACAGATACAATTATTCAAAATGCTAAACCTAAGAAAACCTATTATCAATTATAACATATTAAGGTATTATCTATTAATATTACGCCCGCAGGAACCAAATCGTTCAAGTTCAGAATTATGAAGAAGGGTAAAAAATATAATTTAACTTTAGGTCAATACCTATTCTTGAGCTTAAAAGAGACCAAGCAATTAGCTAAAGATAAACTGTTTTTTTAAAAATTTTGGTAATTATATATATCTTAAAATTAAAAATTTAATAACTTCTTTAAACATTTTTGTTCATACATTAAATCATTTAACACTGCATCATTTTCTGAGATATTAGCATTATTTAAAATTTCAATAGAATTAGTAAGTAATTCAAATAGATTTATTAATAAAGATTTATAAGAGATTTTTTCTATTAATAAATCATTTACAAAGAAAGCTCTCTTTTTTCATTAAAAATAAATTGAATACTAGATGAAAAATTATATATTTTCTTTTCTCTAATACTAAATAAAAATTCAATAATTGATATAAAAATCATTTGCAAATCTTTACTTAAGTAATCATATCTTAAAAAGTTTGCATTCCCTCCATAGAATTCTAATCAACCTAAATCAAAAGAAGATTCTATTAAGTTATCAGTAAAAATATTGATTTTCATAAATTAATGCCCTCTCAAGATTGGGAAATTGTAATCATTCTATTACCATCAACAGAATCAACAACTAGTTTATAGTTAGTTTTAAACTATTTATATTCAATCTCATTGTAAAAGCTTGAATAGTTTTTAAGGATCTGATTGACTTCTTCCACTTATAATTATTTCAGTTGCATATTTCTCAATGTCAGCTCTAGTCATACCCGCATCAAATAAATCATCATACCATTCTGGGAAAATTATAATCATTATTTAATTAATCTAATAATAGTTCAATACCTATTATTTCCCCTTCATGATCAAAATCTAAATAAATTTCAGGACCCTTATAATCATTGATAATAGAATGTAGAGCTATTTGTTTAGTTACTATTTTACTCTTACCAGGATGATTAGGTAAAAATAAATAAGCCATACCACCATCTTCATTAATATCCTAGTTTAACAATTTCTCTGGCATACCTAACCTCCAAAAAGAGATATTCTTACAGTTTTTTAGATTAGCTATTTCATTTTTCAATTTGATAAATATCCTATTTTAGCTTTTAATTCTTTCATCTTAGGTATCAATGCAAACTATCTTCAAGTGGTTCACCATCTAATGATCAATAATCCATAAGGGATAAGCGATCTTTATAATTAGCCAATAACAAATTTACTGCTTTAATTATTATTTTATCATCACTTTTAGATTCTGATATTAAATCATTCACTACATCAAGTATTAACTTCATTAATAGCTCTCTTTCAGAGCTTGAATACGCGTTAAATAAGCATACATATATTTAGTATGAAACTCTTCTGGTAATTCCTATGGCTAATCCTAAGTAAAACTATCACCTAATGGCAGTCTAAGATCTTTACATATATTATTGACAATACATATTTTCTTTTACTCGATCATTTAACTTGAAAGCCAGAAATTAAACAAGAAAAAACAATACCTTATCTAACTAAGTATTTAAATATGGTGAGATAAAGTCTTCAACATACAATCTAGTACTGATAGTATCTATACAGTTTGCAAGAGAGCTATTAGAAGCTACATACATATAATAGTCATATCCAAAATGAAACTCACAGCTTTCTCCTATTAGTTTTCACCATATTTGTTCTCTAAGTATATGTTTTATTAATTGTGGAAGCTCTTCATTAATATCTATTTGCTGATTTTCTTTATAGTCCTTAACATCTGAATAATTTTCTAACTCTCTAACTGAGAAAAACTTTTCTTCCATACAATAGGAAATTTTTTGAATAGTATCTATATAAGTATTTTCTATTACTAAATATTCTTATTTTGTAACATTCGTTCCTATATCAGAAAAACTTGTCCATTCTTTTTGGATATCAGCTTCATTCTTGCTAGGATCATATTTTGTAATTTTATAAGAGAAAATCATTTTAACCACCAATTCTTACAGTTAGGTCAATATTATAAGTTCCCGATCTAGTAGATTTACTACCTAAATTTCTTATACTACTTGCAGCATTCCAAAATCCGCCATTGTGACCATCTATATGAGGAGTAATATATCTTAAATCAATAGATGCTTTTGGATTATGATAAACTGCCTGACTATATGACCTCTCGTTTATTTTCCTGTATCCCATATCTTTGGCTTGTTGAGCATGTCTACACAAACCTAATGGATCAATCCAACCAATAGGATTCAAAGTATTAGTATATAAATTATTACCTTCTAACAATCCTATCAGATCTTAGGTAGTATACCATCCTACTTGTACATCATAAGACTTGAAAATACAGTAAAACTTTTATTTCATTATTTTGTAATTAACAAGTTATTGAAGTTCACTTTTCAGTATGTTCTGATATATCTAATTAAAAACTTTTGATTAATCTTTTTTGGTTAACAGTAAATTCAACTTCACTAATTAGCGCTTCATATGTTTTGCCAATTACTTCAAGTTTTACGTTGAGAATTATTAGGGATCCTGATAGTATAGAATTAATCATGCTTTTTGCCATTAACTCATAATCTCCTCGCAAATTTATTCTAAAATATATTTCAACAATAGTTTTATCTTTACTGTTATAACTTATCGCAATGGAATCATTATCATAGCTTCCAAAAAATATAGTATTTTTATTCCAGTGTTCATTTGAAACAAGATAATTTATTGAATTCAAGAAACTTTCTGATGAATAATTAGCAAACCAATTAATTGAGTTAAAATCATCATCCATAATTTTTTTGGGAATTCTATCATACTTTTTTATCAATGCTTTTTATGGTAAAGCCCAAAATGAAAATTGCCAAAAAGCCATAAAAAACACTCTCATAAATATTACTATTTCAATGCCATCACAAAAACCATAGGAATTATAAATAAATTTCTGTATGAACTATGTCACCAGACTTATTTATAGTGATAGTTTTAAATAATTTAGAGATTTACTTCAATTTTATTTATTTCTATTCCTTTAAATTTATACTCTTTAATATCTTTTTTTATTTGATTTTTTGTTTCTATTCCCAATATTATACTTGGAAATAATGTTTTGCCACTACCATAACAGCAACTAGTGAAATAAATATTTTCTTTAAGAATTTCTTTTGATTCATCATAAAAATCTGGATAAGGAACAACCTGATCATAGTATTGATTACATATATCACAAAAATTTTCTTTCTGTAATGCTGAAAAACTAATTTTCTTCAAAGGTAACATTAAAAAGAACTCATTAACAGGATCTAAAGAAATAAACTTTATACTCTTATCTAATTTAATTAAATATTCTTTAAATCTTTTACTAACAATAGGTCGACGATCATAGGTATAACTGAGATCATATTTTTTTACTAATCGAAAGTTTTTAGGATAATAATCATAATTTACACAACAACCACACTTTTTACAAAAAATATTGTTAGGTGCATCTTCTAAAAAATATGAATTATTATCCTTTGCGTCAAAAAAATATCCTATTGTCAATAACTTTGTCATTATATCAATCCTGGATGTTGCTTGAAGAAATCTGCTGCTGCATCTTTAAAACTTGAACCTGAGCCTTTATAAAAGTCTGCCAATGCATCTAGAAGCTCTGTTCGAGTGAAGTTACGTTGTATTACAGCGCCACTATTACCTCGTTGAGGTCTCATATGAACAGTATTATTACCTACTATTTTAGTTCTTCCAAATAAAAAATCATTTAACTTACGATGTAGAGATCTATGATCAACATCTGTCATGGTAGTTAAATTTTGCTTTGGATCTCCTCCCATAAATTTAGGATCAGAATGATGTCCATGATTACATAATCCCCAAGGGTCAACCCATCCTGTAGGATTAGGCGTATACCTATATAAATTATTACCACCTAATAGTCCAATCGGATCTTGAGTTATATACCTCCCTACATGGGGATCATAATATCTGAAAGTATTGTAATGTAATTCGGTTTCTTCATCAAAGTATTGACCCTGGTATCTTAGGTTTTGCTCTACTTCATTAAGTCGTAAACTTTCTATTTCACCCCAAGCTTTATAGTTAGCTTGCCAAACAATAGTACCTTGTTGATTGGTGAGCTCTAATGGTGTACCTATTTGGTCGGTATGGTAATAATAAATATCATCTATATCATATTCGGTATCTATTCTTGCTAGTGGCACATAACTATTAGGCTCATAGATATAGCTGATTTGTTTTTGCTCGGTTTGCTCTTGTAGCAATCGTAAACCTTGCCATAAGAAAGTAGTTTGTTTATTTTGCTGAGTTTGCAAATTATTGATTTGTTTTTTAATTCTGCGCCCTAAACTATCATAATAGTAATAACTCTCAGTTATTAGTTTATTATTTTCATACAGTTGGGCTTTTACCAGTCTATTTTCACAATCGTGGTTAAATTTTTGATATTTATTAAAGCCCGTAATTTTTTCTATAACATTACCCCATTGGTCATATTCTAAGTGAATATCACCATAGTCAGTAATACGGTTATGTAATGCAAAATGTTGCTTGGGCAATACTTGGCTGGGTAAAAAGTTACCTGCTGCATCACTACTAAAATACTCTTGACTATTAGGTGTAATAACAGTTTTTAGTTGACCATTTTCTTCGTAGCTATATTCTGTTTTACCTCTAGCTTTATCTAATAGTGCAGATAATTCACCTGCGGCATCATACTGGTATTGTCTAAAGATATTATTTTCACGGCTTTTTAGTTGCCTATCGATAGGTAGTTGTTGTTTATTTAGGGTTGTAAGCTCAGCTAATGGTTTTTGTGATGCATATTGCCAATGTTTGCGACCTTTTGCATCATAACCAAAACGACTGGTTAAATTGCCTTGAGTGCGTAGTATTTCCCTATGTAAGTCGTCACGCTCAAAATCGCTGATAATAAGCTGATCTAAACTAATTTGATGTAGATGACCACTACCATAATATTGATGGTTGATTTGCCTTTTATTAGGTAAAGTAAGGATAATTAAATTATCTAACTCATCATATAGGTAATTTAGCTCGCCTTGTGGCGTTTGTTCTTGAATAAGCCGTCCTTTTATATCGTAGGCAAAAGTTAGGATTTCTTCATTAATTCCTAACTCTTTACCTTTATCAGTTGGTTTACGTTCAAGCTTGATTAATTTATCTAATAGGTCATAGTGATAACTATAGCTCGCATCCTCTGTAGTTTTAGCAATTAAACGACCTACTTTATCTCTCTCCAGATAGGTGGTTCTACTAGTAGTTTTTAGTTCTTTATTTACACCAGATTCAGTCAGTTTATTAAGATAACCTGCCTCATCATATTCAAAGTTTCTATTAATTTGATCGATACGGGTTTCTTGGGTAAGACGATCAGTATTATCGTAGGTAAAACGATAGGCTTCATTATTTTCATTTAATAGTACAGATAAACGTTGTGCCGTATCGTATTGGTAAATAATGGTTTGGTCTTTAGGATCAAAACGTTTAGTTAGTAAGCCCCTAGGATTTCTGGAAAGGTAGGTAATTTGTCCTTTGCCATCAGCATGGCTTAGCAATTGCCCCATAGCGTTATAAGTAAAGATTTCTTTAATACCATCAGCATGTATAAGGCAAGTGATTTCACCCTGTGGTTTACGTTCAAGTTGAATGGTTTCATTTAATGCATTGGTAATAGCTGATAAATGAAGGTGTTCATTATAATGATAGTGAGTAATTTTCTCTGAACAATCAGTATAACGCTCTACCTGAGCCCATTTATTCCATGTAATGGTTTTACGTTTATCGAGTGGGTCTAGTATAGCATAAGGTAAGCCATCATCTGTATTGTAATAGTGTGTGGTATGACCTAAAGGGTCTATTTCTGCAATAAGTATGTTGTTTTTCTTATCGTATTCAGCTTGCCAAGTACTTCCATCGGGAAAAATGGTTTGAGTTCTAAGTGAGGTTTCTTTATGGTATTGATAGCTAACTTTTCTACCTAATGGATCTGTTTCTTCTATCAACCGAGAATATTCATCATATTTCAGTGCGATTTTGTTGCTATTAGGAAAAATATAGGCAGTTAAATTACCATTTTCATCATACTCTAGTTGATATTCCTCTCCCCCAAAATCTTTACAATAAGTCATTTGATGATATTCATCATAGCGAACTTCTGACTGGCGATTTAAAGCATCAGTTATCAAGGTTGAACGATTTTCTAGATCATAATTAAAGTGGTAGTGTTCACCATCATTGGTCCAGTGTTCAATTACTCTAGTTTGATTATCTATAATTTGCCAATGATATTCACAACTAAAGCCTAAACCATTTTGATGACGTACCATAAGATTATCTTTATAATCAAATAATCTAGTTGTATCCCCATTGCGATTAATGACAGCTATTAGTTGTCCATCACTGTTATAACGGTATTGCACCATTGTTTCTATAGGTTGATTATCTATAACACGAACAATCTCTGTGACTTTACCTTTGGGATGACGATAATGTAAATGGAGTCTATGCCCACCAGTAGCAGTAATATCAGTAAGTAAATTATTTTCATAACTAAAATGAATATAATGGCCTAATTTATTTTCAATACGTTGTAGATTGGCTTTTTCGCCATTATCTAGCACTTCACCAAAATAATAGAACTCGTCATCTAGCGTTTGGATAATATAGTGACCACCCTCAGTACAAATTAAATAGATTTGCTCACTGGCAATATAAACTTTTTGGCCCTCTGCTAGGCACTCAAAATCTAAAATACGCCCCTGATTATCTACATGGTAAAGTGTATTATTTTTTCTATAGAAATGTTGTTCATAGGGTAATATCCAACCTTTACCTAAAATACTTTCATAAGTAAGATCACTTGCATAAAAACGTGACCAAACAATAGGCATATAGCCAGGTAATGTAAAATCTATTTCATCTTCTGGCTTTAATATTTTACGCCCTGTTGTAGTATCTACAGGATTACCAGTAAAGGCTGAAACAATCTTCCCTCCTCCGTATTCTATAGCCTTACCGATTCCATAACTAATAGCCATACTTGCTGCTAATTTACTTACACAGGGTAAAGCATTTTTTAAACCTGCTTGGATAACATTTTTAATACCAGAAGCAAATCCAGCAATAAACATAGCAACTTCTACAGCTTTACGTAACCACGGTGGAACTTCATCTTGAACAGGAAGGTATTCATACTTATCTTGTCCCATATGAACATTTTCAGAACCTTCATCTATTTTTGCACCACATTCAGTTTTATCATCTTTACGAGCCGCTGGTCTGCTATCTATAAAAACTAAAGTTGATCCCTCTGCAACCTGTGGCTTTGGTGTAGAGGGATGTTTTGAACATATAACCTCACTACCTTTAGCCGTTTTCATACCCTCTGGATTACCTTCAACTGTTCCTGTATAAGCGGCAGGCCTTTTATTGGTATGAACTATTTTTGAGCCAGTGTCTATCTCACCTGTCTTACTAGAAAATTTACTGCCAATCCATTCACCTAATGAAGGTAACGCAGAACCACCTACGCTTAAAAGGGTTCCGACGATAAATGCACCAGCACCACCTGAACAGATAATAAAAGAAGCAGCGGCTACTACAGCTAAACCAATAATAGCGCCTGCTATAAATCCAGCCAACGCACTAGTATGAACAATACTGTCTCCAACACGTGCTGCTTCAAACATAGAAAACTCCTTTTATTCCTTACTTAATTATTTTGATTGTGTTGAATTTTCTCTTTGTTTATAACTAGCTAGTAAGTCTTGCCATAATTTATCTTGTTGTTTGGTAAATTGCTCTTGACTAGTACAGGAAAATACCAAAATACGTTTAGGATAGATTTCAAAAGCTGCTTGACGTTGATAGTAATATTTACCTTCTGATTTATAGTAAGCTTCTATATGTGCACCTTCTATATTAGGGTTACTAGGTAACTTCATTTCTTTATGATCTACCAACTTATAACCTTTAATATGCGCCTGCATTAATTGCATTTGTCTTTTAACATAGCTTGGCATAGTTTCATCTGGTAGCATGTTATCCCGAGCCACAGTTACACTTAAAGGTGCTGGAATAGTACTTCCCAATGCAAAGGTATTGACTGTACGGTCATAAAAATCGTCAGGTAATGTGATCGTGCCTTCTTGTAATAGATATTCCATATTTCAATTTCCTATAAAAAGCTTATTTACCGCCACTACGTGCTTTATCGCTAAATGGAACAACAGGAGGAGGGCTGGCCGAGCCACAATTTAAAGTTATATCTGTAGGGGCGTCTAAATTAATAGTCTCAGCTGCAGTTTGATGAATATGAGTTTTGCCATGAATAAATATTTGTTCGGCAGTGATAACAATTTTGCTTTCACCGACCTGCAGCACTATATTTTCACCATCCATAGCAATAGATGATCCACTACCTTGACCCACTACAATAGTTTTTTCATTACTAACAGCAGTAGACTGATTATTTAAAACAGTTGTTGATTTATCATGTTTAACAGTTTCTGATTGATCATTTTCTACAAGAGTATTAGCATCTTTTTGTGCATGGATATAGATCTGTTCTTGACCCGCTTTATCCTCAAAAGTTAATTCATTAGAGCCACCGCCACCAGGAGAACTATTAGTCTTAAATCCTGTTTTAGTTTTATTCGCAGGCATACCCTCTGCTTGAGTATTAATACCATTATTGGCACAACCTGTGATCATTGGTTGGTCAGGATCACCCTCTAAAAATGTGATCACAGCCTCCATGCCTATACGTGGGATAGTAAATGTTCCATACCCTTTGTGCGCCCAATTACTACCTACTCGTACCCAACAGCTAGAGTTTTCATCAAATTGGCCTTCACGATCCCAATAAAACTGTACCTTAACACTACCATACTCATTACAATAGATTTCTTCTCCAGCAGGGCCAACAACTTTAGCTGTTTGACTGCCAAAGATACGGGTTCTTGGATGAAGCAAAGGTGGACGCCAAGCAACATCTTTAGGGGTGGCAGTAAAGATATTGCGATAACCCTGATTAAACTCTCCATCTGGAAAGGTGAAATCACTATTTAATGAGAATTTATTTTTGAGTTTAGCATTATTTTCTCCACCTAATGCTTCGACTACCTGCGGTTGCTTACCTTGATGGATAATAGTATTAATTAGCCAAGGATCTGTTGCATCAAGACTTGGATGTTCATTAATAGTTATATAATAACCTGTGTGTAGAATAGGTACATCACTATAGCCTTCAGCTAATACATGTTCTGTTCTTAACCGTTCTACTTCTATTTGTGCAAGATGCTTACCGCGAGCGTTGTCCATAAAACGCCCAGGGTAATCATAAAACTCTATATCTGGTTCGGTTGCCCCATTAGCCTTAGCACTTTGCTGACCTTCGGCTTGTCCTTCAGGGATTTTAGTATTGGTGAAATTATAATCACGCCAAGTGGTACGTTTAGTTTTACTTGTTAAATTAACATCAAATGCTTTTATAACAGGTTCTTCTGAAACAAATCCACTGTTAGAAACATATCTAATAGCTTCTGCTAAAGAAGGAAAAATTGGATTACTATCACCAAAAACCATTAAATGATTATCTGATTTATGCTCAAAATAATAATAAATACCTTCCTCTTCACAAAGGCGCTGGATAAAATAGGCATCTGTTTCATCATACTGAACACAATAATCCCTTTCAGGATAGGTCTCTTTTAACCGAAACTCATGGTGTGTCCCTTCAAGTATACCATACTCGCTAAGTATTTGCGAAATAATCTGAGGGACAGTTTTATGCTGAAAAATTCGTTGATTAGTACGTTTTTCAAGATGGGCAAAACAAGGGGAAAGAATAATACTGTATTCAGCATAATCATTTCCTACGGCACCTCGTCTAACAGACATAATAACACCATGCACACCACTTTTTCCATCAGGAGTAAAAGCGAGATAGGCTGGTTTGCTTAATAGTTGAGTAATATCATAGCGAATATGTCGATTAACTAGATTAATCTCGAAGGTATAAGTTTGGCTAATCGACTCTTTCCCTTCAAAACTTAATACCTGTAATCCTGTTTTTTCTAAACCAGCAACATTTAAACTAAAGTGCGCTTCATTAGCGAGATTAAACATAGAAAATACCTTTAAAACTAAATCCTAGATAGTAGGGATGATATTATTATGTTAATTTAAAAGGCACATACTAGACTAAAGTCTAATATCTATCATAATAGAAAAAATAAATAACTTGTAAGCGTCTAGTACCAATTATGATATAGATTTCATAGGTTAAAGCTTGTGAAGAGAATTCAATAATATTTGTGAATTTCATCACAAAATTACTATATTTTGTAAATAACTTGTAGAAGATAATACAGACCATTAATTGAAAACAAATCAAAACAAGACAAAATAAGTTCATTTAGGGGGAAAGATCAATTAAAAACTCTTATTTTTCATCATGTTGTGAAGATTGTTGTGAGTGCGTTTCTCACCCCAATTTATACATCTAAACCTATGATTTATATAAAATTAAATTTTAAATCAAAAAACTCTTATTGTTACTCCACTATTCTATGTATTTTTATATTAGATACTAAGTAAACTGCTGATATCCTTACCAACAATATAATACATAACTTACAAATAAACACTTTTGAAAATATACCCTATTCAATTAGTTATGTAATAACTTTGTGTATTAGCTACTATAGAAGTGAAGAAATCAAAACTATAAAAAATTAATTTTCCTTTTAAAAATACTGTGATTAATTTTTGTATTTCTGCAATATTGCACTTTGATAATGTTAAGAATATTATTTAGGACTATAAGACTATAGTCTTATATGTTGAATGATAAAATTTCATGGTTTGATTTAAAAAATTATGAATTTTGAATATCAAATGTTACACTCAGAATTTTTATGTTAGTTGTATAATTGCTTCTTGTATTCACTATTGAAGATTAATAAGTCTAAACTCACGATAAGTGTTAACAGTATAATTTTTTCTGTAGCCAATTGCTTTAAAAAAAATCACTGATTTATTTTTGGGATTGTAAAATTATAGCTTTTACAAGTTAATTTAAAAAATTAGTGTTATAAGCTATTTTATTCAAAAAATTAAAAATATTTTAAATAAAGTTTTATAATATTTTCTATAACTTGAACTTATTTAACTAATATCAGTATCTTTATAATCAGCCCCTAAAAGAAAAGATAATATTTTGGTATACTACTTTAAGACAATACCATGCTAAAGCTAACTATTCATTTATTATATGTAAGTAGTAATACTACTTACATATAATATTCATTATCTACATTTAATTATGTTATTTATTTCATAACCTAATAAAAATACACTCACCCATG
Encoded proteins:
- a CDS encoding DUF2283 domain-containing protein, translated to MAYLFLPNHPGKSKIVTKQIALHSIINDYKGPEIYLDFDHEGEIIGIELLLD
- a CDS encoding toxin C-terminal domain-containing protein, which produces MLEGNNLYTNTLNPIGWIDPLGLCRHAQQAKDMGYRKINERSYSQAVYHNPKASIDLRYITPHIDGHNGGFWNAASSIRNLGSKSTRSGTYNIDLTVRIGG
- a CDS encoding RHS repeat-associated core domain-containing protein, with protein sequence MFEAARVGDSIVHTSALAGFIAGAIIGLAVVAAASFIICSGGAGAFIVGTLLSVGGSALPSLGEWIGSKFSSKTGEIDTGSKIVHTNKRPAAYTGTVEGNPEGMKTAKGSEVICSKHPSTPKPQVAEGSTLVFIDSRPAARKDDKTECGAKIDEGSENVHMGQDKYEYLPVQDEVPPWLRKAVEVAMFIAGFASGIKNVIQAGLKNALPCVSKLAASMAISYGIGKAIEYGGGKIVSAFTGNPVDTTTGRKILKPEDEIDFTLPGYMPIVWSRFYASDLTYESILGKGWILPYEQHFYRKNNTLYHVDNQGRILDFECLAEGQKVYIASEQIYLICTEGGHYIIQTLDDEFYYFGEVLDNGEKANLQRIENKLGHYIHFSYENNLLTDITATGGHRLHLHYRHPKGKVTEIVRVIDNQPIETMVQYRYNSDGQLIAVINRNGDTTRLFDYKDNLMVRHQNGLGFSCEYHWQIIDNQTRVIEHWTNDGEHYHFNYDLENRSTLITDALNRQSEVRYDEYHQMTYCKDFGGEEYQLEYDENGNLTAYIFPNSNKIALKYDEYSRLIEETDPLGRKVSYQYHKETSLRTQTIFPDGSTWQAEYDKKNNILIAEIDPLGHTTHYYNTDDGLPYAILDPLDKRKTITWNKWAQVERYTDCSEKITHYHYNEHLHLSAITNALNETIQLERKPQGEITCLIHADGIKEIFTYNAMGQLLSHADGKGQITYLSRNPRGLLTKRFDPKDQTIIYQYDTAQRLSVLLNENNEAYRFTYDNTDRLTQETRIDQINRNFEYDEAGYLNKLTESGVNKELKTTSRTTYLERDKVGRLIAKTTEDASYSYHYDLLDKLIKLERKPTDKGKELGINEEILTFAYDIKGRLIQEQTPQGELNYLYDELDNLIILTLPNKRQINHQYYGSGHLHQISLDQLIISDFERDDLHREILRTQGNLTSRFGYDAKGRKHWQYASQKPLAELTTLNKQQLPIDRQLKSRENNIFRQYQYDAAGELSALLDKARGKTEYSYEENGQLKTVITPNSQEYFSSDAAGNFLPSQVLPKQHFALHNRITDYGDIHLEYDQWGNVIEKITGFNKYQKFNHDCENRLVKAQLYENNKLITESYYYYDSLGRRIKKQINNLQTQQNKQTTFLWQGLRLLQEQTEQKQISYIYEPNSYVPLARIDTEYDIDDIYYYHTDQIGTPLELTNQQGTIVWQANYKAWGEIESLRLNEVEQNLRYQGQYFDEETELHYNTFRYYDPHVGRYITQDPIGLLGGNNLYRYTPNPTGWVDPWGLCNHGHHSDPKFMGGDPKQNLTTMTDVDHRSLHRKLNDFLFGRTKIVGNNTVHMRPQRGNSGAVIQRNFTRTELLDALADFYKGSGSSFKDAAADFFKQHPGLI
- a CDS encoding DcrB-related protein, which codes for MEYLLQEGTITLPDDFYDRTVNTFALGSTIPAPLSVTVARDNMLPDETMPSYVKRQMQLMQAHIKGYKLVDHKEMKLPSNPNIEGAHIEAYYKSEGKYYYQRQAAFEIYPKRILVFSCTSQEQFTKQQDKLWQDLLASYKQRENSTQSK
- the tssI gene encoding type VI secretion system tip protein TssI/VgrG, which translates into the protein MFNLANEAHFSLNVAGLEKTGLQVLSFEGKESISQTYTFEINLVNRHIRYDITQLLSKPAYLAFTPDGKSGVHGVIMSVRRGAVGNDYAEYSIILSPCFAHLEKRTNQRIFQHKTVPQIISQILSEYGILEGTHHEFRLKETYPERDYCVQYDETDAYFIQRLCEEEGIYYYFEHKSDNHLMVFGDSNPIFPSLAEAIRYVSNSGFVSEEPVIKAFDVNLTSKTKRTTWRDYNFTNTKIPEGQAEGQQSAKANGATEPDIEFYDYPGRFMDNARGKHLAQIEVERLRTEHVLAEGYSDVPILHTGYYITINEHPSLDATDPWLINTIIHQGKQPQVVEALGGENNAKLKNKFSLNSDFTFPDGEFNQGYRNIFTATPKDVAWRPPLLHPRTRIFGSQTAKVVGPAGEEIYCNEYGSVKVQFYWDREGQFDENSSCWVRVGSNWAHKGYGTFTIPRIGMEAVITFLEGDPDQPMITGCANNGINTQAEGMPANKTKTGFKTNSSPGGGGSNELTFEDKAGQEQIYIHAQKDANTLVENDQSETVKHDKSTTVLNNQSTAVSNEKTIVVGQGSGSSIAMDGENIVLQVGESKIVITAEQIFIHGKTHIHQTAAETINLDAPTDITLNCGSASPPPVVPFSDKARSGGK